The following are encoded together in the Girardinichthys multiradiatus isolate DD_20200921_A chromosome X, DD_fGirMul_XY1, whole genome shotgun sequence genome:
- the LOC124863166 gene encoding recoverin-like, with amino-acid sequence MGNTKSSALSKELLEELKSNTKYTEAELCTWYQSFLKECPSGKITKEQFEGIYASFFPGADPTAYARHVFRSFDTNADGTLDFKEYIVALHLTSGGKTLQKLEWAFALYDVDGNGTISKNEIQEIVRSIFNMIPAEDQKKLPDDENTPEKRAEKIWAFFGKKENDKITEGEFIQGVMDNKDILRLIQYDEPQRIKDKLKEKKQ; translated from the exons ATGGGGAACACGAAGAGCAGTGCTTTGTCAAAGGAGCTCCTAGAGGAACTGAAGTCCAACACCAAATACACCGAAGCTGAGCTCTGTACATGGTACCAGTCCTTCCTGAAAGAGTGTCCCAGCGGGAAGATCACCAAGGAGCAGTTTGAAGGCATCTATGCCAGCTTCTTCCCGGGCGCGGACCCAACAGCATATGCACGGCATGTCTTCAGGAGTTTTGACACAAATGCAGACGGCACCTTGGACTTCAAGGAGTACATTGTTGCTCTGCACCTCACCTCTGGAGGAAAGACTCTGCAGAAGCTGGAGTGGGCCTTTGCCTTGTATGACGTGGACGGCAATGGAACCATCAGCAAAAATGAAATCCAAGAGATCGTCAGG TCAATATTCAACATGATCCCTGCAGAGGACCAGAAGAAACTCCCTGACGATGAAAATACTCCTGAGAAGAGGGCTGAAAAGATCTGGGCGTTTTTTGGAAAGAAGGAAAACG ATAAAATCACGGAGGGAGAATTCATTCAGGGCGTGATGGACAACAAGGACATCCTGCGCTTGATACAATATGATGAACCTCAGAGAATCAAAGataagctgaaagaaaagaagcaaTGA